One stretch of Cryptococcus neoformans var. neoformans B-3501A chromosome 5, whole genome shotgun sequence DNA includes these proteins:
- a CDS encoding hypothetical protein (HMMPfam hit to ABC_membrane, ABC transporter transmembrane region, score: 58.7, E(): 1.5e-14; HMMPfam hit to ABC_tran, ABC transporter, score: 271.1, E(): 1.8e-78), whose protein sequence is MGPHTLPAWPVMVDTTCVAVVLATVLISSLQIIVTWIKSKRGGHIQLSESFEPKTKKELFETNLLFHVARETPEDGEPVEVAGFWKSTIFAKVSLLLVTLSNLAIQAVDTIVTSPYRGQSWLPLLTLMTVALTNIYLVALSTHYLFTRNLARHASLTKHICTISSILLFHWYFQTLGQYLWRSINVDIPWTGYASLGLAFLQTVMSGLIPVGPKLWVDITAVYTKAVRAKVEDNAVFTFGGNLIEEISCSVFGKLMFTFVYPMIVKTAKMHQVDIQDLPAVQAEMRTQNMYHEFMGPKATEDIRWKRHPTLSLLWTVWRPQRRAVVKALIFMFALCPLWYLPHICLQQILGILDDHTAVRLSAVAFAALMILAKVGNTIISMQQYNICSTMSYVGPRINAHTSFLLYQKLLTRKLFAIPENKEGDKAVHTKADILNLISSDASSVQRVGWTFTNLFRSALEMALGCSYVWILLGPSGLWGLSTLILTCPPAYLLTKWEYSVFEKRLAIRDERVSLMQEAVQAISMIKMMATERFWYRRINSVREREFKKLIQAQVLGYISGLLYSAAPTVIVIVAFAHYTLVAKKELTATIAFTSIAVFNELRPALLDLPSSVAELLQEILGARRIANFLTTGDVEYFNDTSFNSSDITTPEEGPLYIVGTVAWDVPKIYVAPASNHSTDTSSDSSENNKVGFRLMDLDIKFPRGKLTLVAGKFGSGKSLLLLALLGEARLIEGKISYTVSPIMDPQIIDKNDWSLLKNGVAYAPQTPWLLSQSIRDNILFGLPLDMERYRSVCFATGLLPDLELLEDADLTEIGERGKLLSGGQKARVSLARAIYSRASVLLLDDVISAVDAQTSQHIITHCFNSSLMSDRTVILASHAVETLAPLATHAVYLDDGRCLWQGWGRQLLETEHMAHLKTESRSPSRLPSRLPSSENLKSEAKSDRKDKKKGEKPVSLDVQAMKEKFEIGEAIPKTPKQLVIEEERAVGAVDLIHWKNLLKFNGNGVYWTVAFTLMMAAVLAPVCERMALSFLSHVFSWTQSTVYSVSGVIHGQMLESMLHAKMLFFTKTRAGSIIQRFGKDLNDILDCSNLLTEMTGGGMNIIISLISVSVYGGWIFCVVTILLLAAAWTPGKWYRASSRQVRRLQAVLPGPINAIYGETVAGTTVIRAFGAQSVFIDDLLRWTNMKITATIWTVAIARWLLLSLQVMDVIVRITALTLLLARASTTGAVAGFVLTFAGSISTYVNWMLIHLRNFELKGVSLERTSEYRTLSREDGTKLLADDTRYATDGLELDEEEDQRLGSWPEHGELKVEGLCARYGPDMPEILHDVTFRVKGGERIGIVGATGSGKSTLAKAFFSFVDVTKGKIEIDGQDISTIPLGAVRSKLGIIAQDPVLLSGSLRLNLDIEGKYSDEQLYTALRQVQLLKRSDFCPDLLSNDLTSLTIETSSHKQLQQQENIFSNLDFEVKGGGENLSAGQKQLVVLARALLKRHRVLILDEATASIDSATDAEISRVVHEEFTNATVLIIAHRLRTIIPCANILVMDKGHLIQHGSPLELIHRKGRFQDLCMAAGEEEYSHLIGLAEQHDPLNKDELIGSPFVQ, encoded by the exons ATGGGGCCTCATACATTGCCCGCCTGGCCTGTTATGGTAGATACAACATGCGTCGCCGTTGTACTCGCTACTGTACTCATCTCATCATTGCAAATCATCGTGACATGGATCAAGAGCAAGCGTGGCGGGCATATTCAGCTTTCTGAATCTTTTGAACCCAAGACCAAGAAGGAACTTTTCGAAACTAACTTATTATTTCATGTTGCCAGGGAAACGCCTGAAGATGGCGAACCGGTAGAGGTTGCTGGTTTTTGGAAAAGT ACTATCTTTGCCAAAGTTTCCCTTCTGTTGGTAACTCTCAGCAATCTTGCGATCCAAGCCGTAGATACAATCGTGACATCACCTTATCGCGGACAATCATGGCTCCCTCTTCTTACATTAATGACCGTAGCCTTGACCAATATCTATCTCGTTGCGCTCTCCACGCACTACCTATTTACTCGCAATCTCGCCAGACACGCTAGTCTGACTAAACACATTTGCACCATCTCTAGCATATTACTTTTTCATTGGTACTTTCAAACCCTGGGACAGTATCTTTGGCGAAGTATAAATGTAGATATTCCCTGGACCGGCTACGCTTCATTGGGATTGGCGTTCCTTCAAACCGTCATGTCAGGTCTCATCCCTGTTGGACCCAAGCTGTGGGTGGATATAACCGCTGTATACACTAAGGCAGTCCGTGCCAAAGTTGAGGACAATGCTGTCTTCACATTTGGTGGTAACCTTATTGAGGAGATTTCATGCTCAGTCTTCGGAAAGCTAATGTTTACATTTGTTTACCCGATGATTGTCAAGACTGCAAAGATGCACCAGGTTGACATCCAGGATCTCCCAGCCGTACAGGCTGAGATGAGAACGCAGAACATGTACCATGAGTTTATGGGCCCCAAAGCAACCGAGGATATCAGATGGAAAAGGCATCCAACGTTGTCGCTACTTTGGACAGTATGGCGGCCTCAGCGACGAGCGGTGGTCAAGG ccctcatcttcatgttCGCTCTCTGTCCTCTCTGGTATCTTCCCCACATTTGCCTTCAGCAGATTCTTGGTATCCTCGACGACCACACTGCCGTCCGGTTGAGCGCTGTAGCATTTGCTGCTCTCATGATTCTTGCTAAAGTTGGCAACACGATCATTTCTATGCAGCAATACAATAT ATGCAGTACCATGTCATATGTCGGACCTCGAATCAATGCCCATACGTCATTCCTTCTTTACCA GAAACTCCTTACTCGCAAGCTCTTTGCCATTCCGGAAAATAAGGAAGGCGATAAAGCTGTTCATACTAAGGCCGATattctcaatctcatctcttctgaCGCTTCTTCTGTGCAACGTGTCGGCTGGACGTTCACCAACCTTTTTCGATCAGCACTTGAGATGGCCCTTGGATGCTCCTATGTATGGATTCTTCTCGGTCCCTCTGGTCTGTGGGGTCTTTCTACCCTCATCCTTACCTGTCCTCCGGCGTACTTGTTAACAAAATGGGAATACTCTGTTTTTGAGAAGAGGCTTGCCATCAGGGATGAAAGGGTATCATTGATGCAGGAAGCCGTTCAGGCAATTTCGATGATCAAAATGATGGCAACAGAGAGGTTCTGGTATAGGAGGATCAATAGTgtgagagaaagagaattCAAGAAATTGATTCAGGCCCAGGTCTTGGGCTACATCTCTGGTTTGCTTTA TTCGGCTGCCCCTACTGTCATTGTCATTGTTGCGTTTGCTCACTATACACTTGTCGCTAAAAAGGAGCTTACAGCGACTATCGCATTT ACTTCCATTGCCGTTTTCAATGAACTCCGCCCGGCTCTTCTCGATCTGCCTTCCAGCGTGGCTGAGCTCCTCCAAGAGATTCTTGGTGCTCGGCGTATCGCCAATTTCCTCACTACTGGAGACGTCGAGTATTTCAATGATACTTCTTTCAATTCCTCTGACATCACAACTCCGGAAGAAGGTCCTCTTTACATCGTTGGTACTGTCGCATGGGATGTACCAAAGATCTACGTTGCACCAGCTAGCAACCACAGCACCGACACGTCAAGTGATAGTTCGGAAAACAATAAGGTCGGCTTCAGGCTTATGGATCTTGACATCAAGTTTCCCAGAGGGAAGTTGACTCTTGTGGCTGGTAAATTTGGTTCGGGAAAGTCTCTTCTGTTGTTGGCTTTACTAGGAGAGGCAAGGTTGATTGAAGGCAAGATTTCGTATACGGTTTCTCCTATCATGGACCCTCAGATAATTGACAAGAACGACTGGAGTTTATTGAAGAACGGAGTGGCCTACGCTCCTCAG ACACCTTGGCTTCTGAGCCAAAGCATTCGAGATAACATTCTTTTTGGCCTTCCTCTCGATATGGAGCGCTATCGTTCTGTCTGCTTTGCTACTGGTCTCCTGCCTGATCTTGAGCTCCTCGAGGATGCCGACCTCACTGAAATTGGCGAACGAGGCAAACTTCTCTCTGGTGGTCAAAAAGCTCGGGTCAGTTTGGCACGTGCGATTTATTCGAGGGCttcagttcttcttctggatGATGTTATATCGGCCGTTGATGCTCAGACGAGTCAGCATATCATCACACATTGCTTCAATTCCTCCCTTATGAGTGATCGAACTGTCATCCTCGCTTCTCATGCTGTGGAGACTTTGGCGCCTTTGGCTACCCATGCAGTTTATCTGGATGATGGCAGATGTCTTTGGCAAGGTTGGGGGAGGCAGTTGCTTGAGACTGAGCACATGGCCCATTTGAAGACTGAGTCTAGATCGCCCAGTCGCTTGCCCAGCAGGTTGCCAAGTAGCGAAAACCTTAAGTCTGAAGCAAAGAGTGACAGGAAGGATAAAAAGAAAGGTGAAAAGCCTGTCTCACTCGACGTTCAGGcgatgaaagaaaagttTGAAATTGGTGAGGCGATCCCAAAGACACCAAAACAGCTCGtaattgaagaagaaagggcgGTGGGAGCTGTGGATCTAATTCACTGGAAAAACCTACTAAAGTTTAACGGTAATGGGGTATATTGGACGGTTGCCTTCACCCTCATGATGGCTGCTGTTCTGGCACCTGTTTGTGAGAGGATGGCTCTTTC ATTTCTCTCACACGTGTTTTCCTGGACACAGTCTACGGTTTATTCTGTTTCTGGGGTA ATCCACGGTCAGATGCTCGAGTCGATGTTACATGCCAAGATGCTGTTCTTCACCAAGACTCGAGCAGGATCTATTATTCAGCGTTTCGGCAAAGATCTT AACGACATCCTTGACTGTTCCAATTTGCTTACTGAAATGACTGGAGGGGGCATGAACA TTATCATCAGTCTGATATCAGTATCCGTGTATGGCGGCTGGATATTCTGTGTAGTGACCATTCTATTGCTCGCCGCTGCTTGGACACCA GGGAAATGGTACCGGGCATCTTCTCGACAAGTCCGTCGACTTCAAGCTGTCCTTCCGGGCCCCATCAATGCGATTTACGGAGAGACTGTGGCTGGTACTACCGTTATTCGCGCTTTCGGTGCCCAGTCCGTTTTCATTGATG ATCTCTTGAGATGGACCAACATGAAGATCACAGCGACTATTTGGACTGTTGCTATCGCCCGATGGCTATTAT TGAGCTTGCAAGTCATGGATGTCATTGTCCGTATTACTGCtctcactcttcttcttgcccgaGCTTCCACTACAGGTGCTGTCGCTGGTTTCGTCCTTACTTTTGCTGgttccatctccacttATGTTAATTGGATGCTTATTCACCTCCGCAACTTCGAGCTCAAGGGTGTCAGTCTCGAACGCACTTCGGAATACCGAACACTTTCACGAGAGGACGGTACGAAACTTCTTGCAGACGACACGCGGTATGCCACAGATGGACTAGAActcgacgaagaagaagatcagcGTCTTGGCAGTTGGCCTGAGCATGGTGAACTCAAGGTTGAAGGCCTGTGTGCCCGATACGGCCCTGATATGCCTGAGATTCTCCATGATGTCACGTTCAGGGTGAAGGGTGGCGAAAGAATCGGGATTGTGGGCGCTACTGGAAGCGGAAAGTCAACCTTAGCGAAGGcgttcttttcctttgtgGATGTGACGAAAGGCAAGATTGAAATTGATGGCCAAG ATATTTCCACAATTCCCCTAGGAGCGGTACGGTCTAAGTTGGGCATCATCGCTCAGGACCCTGTCCTTCTTTCAGGCTCTCTGAGGCTGAACCTCGATATAGAAGGCAAATACTCCGATGAGCAACTGTACACTGCGCTACGCCAAGTTCAGCTTCTCAAACGATCCGATTTCTGCCCCGATCTCCTCAGCAACGACCTTACATCTCTTACCATTGAGACAAGCTCGCACAAACAGCTACAGCAACAAGAAAAtatcttctccaatcttGACTTTGAGGTGAAGGGCGGCGGAGAGAATTTATCAGCCGGTCAAAAGCAGCTTGTTGTGCTCGCCAGAGCGCTGCTGAAGAGACATCGCGTTTTGATTCTCGATGAAGCGACTGCCTCAATTGATTCGGCTACCGATGCTGAGATCAGTCGAGTTGTGCACGAAGAGTTTACCAACGCCACAGTTCTTATCATCGCCCACCGACTGCG
- a CDS encoding hypothetical protein (HMMPfam hit to TatD_DNase, TatD related DNase, score: 225.2, E(): 1.2e-64) translates to MRFAGWCLAFLRRFVFLWRLPLMISADIAVNLTDPMFQGKYGGRKKHEADVKAVIERAKAKGVEKILITGTSLKESKDALEMAKEFDLQCSAGVHPTSTCEMDKHPCGAEGYLKELTDLIDQDLGEGGSKRIISIGEIGLDYDRLHYSPQKTQLAHLPELLLLQKKYRLPLFLHSRTSGSHTDLMRIMKEIGWTTEWGGGVAHSFTGTAEEMTELVNMGLHIGVNGCSLKTADNLEVIKQIPLDRLLLETDAPWCTPTASHASAAYVPPKDSHLAVQKVSKADKWKEGLGVKGRMEPAEIGIIAHVVASVKGIPIEELAEQIWQNTIKLFYPHEINRSR, encoded by the exons ATGCGGTTCGCGGGTTGGTGTCTCGCATTCCTTCGTCGCTTCGTATTTCTGTGGCGCTTACCCTTGATGATTTCCGCAGACATCGCAGTGAATCTCACGGATCCCATGTTTCAAGGCAAATATGGCGGACGAAAGAAACATGAAGCCGATGTTAAGGCCGTTATCGAGAGAGCTAAGGCCAAGGGCGTTGAAAAGATTCTAATTACCGGCACGAGCTTGAAGGAGTCCAAAGATGCATTGGAGATGGCTAAGGAGTTTG ATCTGCAGTGCTCTGCCGGTGTTCACCCAACTTCGACCTGCGAAATGGATAAGCACCCTTGTGGTGCTGAAGGATATCTCAAGGAGTTGACCGATCTCATCGATCAAGACCTTGGCGAAGGAGGTTCCAAAAGAATTATATCTATTGGTGAAATAGGTCTAG ATTACGACAGGCTTCACTATTCCCCTCAAAAAACTCAGCTTGCCCATCTTCCAGaactcctccttctccaaaagAAGTATCGactccctctctttctGCACTCTCGAACAAGTGGGTCACATACTGATCTCATGAGGAtaatgaaggagattggCTGGACCACCGaatggggaggaggtgtcGCCCATAGTTTTACGGGGACTGCGGAGGAGATGACGGAGCTG GTGAACATGGGCCTTCACATTGGCGTGAATGGCTGCTCTCTCAAGACGGCTGACAATCTCGAAGTCATCAAGCAAATACCTCTTGACAGGCTTCTATTGGAGACCG ATGCTCCCTGGTGCACTCCCACAGCATCTCACGCTTCTGCCGCCTACGTCCCTCCCAAAGACTCCCATCTAGCTGTTCAAAAAGTCAGCAAAGCTGATaagtggaaggaggggTTGGGTGTaaagggaagaatggaacCTGCCGAG ATTGGCATAATTGCCCATGTTGTTGCCTCTGTCAAAGGAATACCCATAGAGGAGTTGGCCGAGCAAATATGGCAAAACACAATCAAGCTCTTCTATCCCCATGAGATTAACAGATCACGATAG